One Vigna unguiculata cultivar IT97K-499-35 chromosome 11, ASM411807v1, whole genome shotgun sequence DNA window includes the following coding sequences:
- the LOC114168893 gene encoding endogenous alpha-amylase/subtilisin inhibitor-like: protein MSMKLFGSIVLAAWFFMATPSRAQYVIDTNGEPVDNDEQYYIKPAITDNGGRFTLINRNDSCPLNVGLENTDTGLGYPVKFTHFALNVQDEDIGVNRDLKVEFVEVSSTCVQTTEWRVAENDSGSGGRRLVISGRDESAGLYGNYFRIVETERAGIYNFRWCPMELCSTCGFVCGTGGILRENGKILFALDGTALPVVFQKKT, encoded by the coding sequence ATGTCGATGAAGCTGTTTGGTTCCATAGTTCTTGCGGCGTGGTTCTTCATGGCCACGCCATCACGAGCCCAGTACGTGATCGACACAAATGGCGAACCCGTGGACAACGATGAACAGTACTACATCAAACCAGCCATAACGGACAACGGAGGGCGCTTCACCTTGATCAACAGAAACGATTCGTGCCCTTTGAACGTTGGTCTCGAAAACACCGACACGGGACTAGGTTACCCAGTGAAGTTCACGCACTTTGCGCTCAACGTTCAAGACGAGGACATTGGGGTGAACAGGGACTTGAAAGTGGAGTTCGTGGAAGTTTCATCGACGTGCGTGCAGACGACGGAATGGAGGGTGGCGGAGAACGACTCCGGGAGCGGCGGAAGGAGGCTCGTTATCAGTGGCAGAGATGAGAGTGCAGGACTGTACGGAAACTATTTCAGAATCGTGGAGACGGAAAGGGCAGGAATCTATAACTTCCGGTGGTGCCCTATGGAACTTTGCTCCACTTGTGGATTCGTTTGTGGCACTGGTGGCATTCTGCGTGAGAATGGAAAGATTTTGTTTGCTTTGGATGGTACTGCACTCCCAGTTGTGTTtcagaaaaaaacatga
- the LOC114169777 gene encoding uncharacterized protein LOC114169777 isoform X1 has translation MKFLVVPLLDIQGFKATIILMMSVELGRRAFRKLQKIDLEDNTIVDTLGPLFVCMNSLRDKAQLMMNIHCLGRNLTTASSSLLPVQLPAQREVHFWYVLPHEVQSTNLLNQYLEILSPCEKENIFSMRGEQIKKRALLARALVRTTLARYQTNCQIDPKSLKFRKNNYGKPELDWQYADDWSLPPLRFNISHTSSLIACGVTVGSAIGIDVEAKQRRLKNDTLAFARRFFSPCEIDMLSHIVDPELRLQEFIKLWTLKEAYVKALGKGFSASPFKTFTLRLGDHVKGNIHAPPHMISKVHDITVESSDDQKNPSSNWQFGLLELAGSHYAAICIEQDSIDAGNASIPINLTLRKTIPYVEDDCISAIDSAVVIGGLARLSVCH, from the exons atgaaatttttggtTGTTCCATTGCTAGACATTCAGGGGTTTAAAGCAACAATCATATTGATGATGTCCGTTGAACTTGGAAGGAGGGCATTTAGAAAG TTGCAAAAAATTGATTTAGAAGACAATACAATAGTAGACACTCTTGGTCCTCTGTTTGTGTGCATGAATTCATTGCGAGACAAAGCACAGCTGATGATGAATATACATTGCTTGGGAAGGAATCTCACGACTGCTTCATCATCTTTGCTCCCTGTGCAACTCCCTGCACAAAG GGAAGTTCATTTTTGGTATGTTTTACCTCATGAGGTTCAGAGCACAAACCTATTGAACCAATACTTAGAAATTCTATCGCCTTgcgagaaagaaaatatatttagcaTGCGCGGGGAACAGATAAAGAAAAGAGCTCTCCTGGCCCGAGCATTAGTTCGCACTACATTAGCAAGAT ATCAGACGAATTGTCAAATAGATCCAAAATCTTTAAAGTTTAGGAAGAACAATTATGGCAAGCCTGAG TTGGACTGGCAATATGCTGATGATTGGAGCCTCCCACCACTGCGTTTTAATATCTCACATACTTCGTCTTTGATAGCTTGTGGAGTAACTGTGGGTTCCGCT ATTGGTATTGATGTGGAAGCGAAGCAAAGGAGGTTAAAAAATGATACATTAGCCTTTGCACGACGATTCTTTTCTCCTTGTGAAATAGATATGTTGAGTCACATTGTGGACCCTGAACTCCGGCTTCAAGAGTTCATTAAATTGTGGACTCTAAAG GAGGCATATGTAAAAGCACTAGGGAAGGGCTTCTCAGCTTCACCATTTAAGACTTTCACTTTACGATTAGGAGACCATGTGAAAGGAAACATCCATGCTCCACCTCATATGATTTCTAAG GTACATGATATTACTGTTGAGTCTTCTGATGACCAGAAGAATCCGTCTAGCAATTGGCAGTTTGGACTTCTGGAGTTAGCTGGTTCTCATTATGCTGCCATTTGTATAGAACAGGACAGCATCGATGCAG GCAATGCGAGCATCCCAATAAATCTTACCCTAAGGAAAACAATCCCATATGTTGAGGATGACTGTATTTCTGCCATTGACAGTGCCGTAGTGATTGGTGGCTTGGCTAGACTGTCAGTGTGTCATTAG
- the LOC114168802 gene encoding alpha-amylase/subtilisin inhibitor-like, with protein sequence MSVKLFASLSLAVWLFTATSTLSQSNLYVLDTHGDPLETDEEYFIRPAITDNGGRFTLINRNQSCPLYVGLENTDLPQGYPVRFTPFANDDDDDEVKVNRDLKVEFVEVSSTCVQSTEWKLGENDTSIGRRVIITGRDDGTRNAGNYFRIEETENASIYNIGWCPTEVCPTCRFICGTGGIVRENGQILFALDGSPLPVVFQKKDD encoded by the coding sequence ATGTCGGTGAAGTTGTTCGCTTCGCTCTCTCTTGCCGTGTGGCTCTTCACGGCCACATCAACACTGTCCCAATCCAACCTCTACGTGCTGGACACACACGGCGACCCTCTGGAAACCGACGAGGAGTACTTCATCCGACCAGCCATAACAGACAACGGTGGCCGTTTCACCCTGATCAACAGGAACCAATCCTGCCCTCTCTACGTTGGCCTCGAAAACACCGACCTCCCACAGGGATACCCTGTGAGATTCACCCCTTTTGCCAACGACGACGACGATGATGAAGTGAAGGTGAACCGCGACCTGAAAGTGGAGTTCGTTGAGGTTTCTTCCACGTGTGTGCAATCCACCGAGTGGAAGCTGGGTGAGAATGACACCAGCATTGGAAGAAGGGTGATCATCACTGGTCGTGATGACGGAACACGAAATGCTGGAAACTATTTCAGAATCGAGGAAACAGAGAATGCGAGTATCTATAACATTGGGTGGTGCCCCACTGAGGTGTGCCCCACTTGCAGGTTCATTTGTGGTACTGGTGGGATTGTTCGTGAGAATGGGCAGATTTTGTTTGCTTTGGACGGTTCTCCTCTCCCTGTTGTGTTCCAGAAAAAGGATGATTGA
- the LOC114169777 gene encoding uncharacterized protein LOC114169777 isoform X3, producing the protein MNSLRDKAQLMMNIHCLGRNLTTASSSLLPVQLPAQREVHFWYVLPHEVQSTNLLNQYLEILSPCEKENIFSMRGEQIKKRALLARALVRTTLARYQTNCQIDPKSLKFRKNNYGKPELDWQYADDWSLPPLRFNISHTSSLIACGVTVGSAIGIDVEAKQRRLKNDTLAFARRFFSPCEIDMLSHIVDPELRLQEFIKLWTLKEAYVKALGKGFSASPFKTFTLRLGDHVKGNIHAPPHMISKVHDITVESSDDQKNPSSNWQFGLLELAGSHYAAICIEQDSIDAGNASIPINLTLRKTIPYVEDDCISAIDSAVVIGGLARLSVCH; encoded by the exons ATGAATTCATTGCGAGACAAAGCACAGCTGATGATGAATATACATTGCTTGGGAAGGAATCTCACGACTGCTTCATCATCTTTGCTCCCTGTGCAACTCCCTGCACAAAG GGAAGTTCATTTTTGGTATGTTTTACCTCATGAGGTTCAGAGCACAAACCTATTGAACCAATACTTAGAAATTCTATCGCCTTgcgagaaagaaaatatatttagcaTGCGCGGGGAACAGATAAAGAAAAGAGCTCTCCTGGCCCGAGCATTAGTTCGCACTACATTAGCAAGAT ATCAGACGAATTGTCAAATAGATCCAAAATCTTTAAAGTTTAGGAAGAACAATTATGGCAAGCCTGAG TTGGACTGGCAATATGCTGATGATTGGAGCCTCCCACCACTGCGTTTTAATATCTCACATACTTCGTCTTTGATAGCTTGTGGAGTAACTGTGGGTTCCGCT ATTGGTATTGATGTGGAAGCGAAGCAAAGGAGGTTAAAAAATGATACATTAGCCTTTGCACGACGATTCTTTTCTCCTTGTGAAATAGATATGTTGAGTCACATTGTGGACCCTGAACTCCGGCTTCAAGAGTTCATTAAATTGTGGACTCTAAAG GAGGCATATGTAAAAGCACTAGGGAAGGGCTTCTCAGCTTCACCATTTAAGACTTTCACTTTACGATTAGGAGACCATGTGAAAGGAAACATCCATGCTCCACCTCATATGATTTCTAAG GTACATGATATTACTGTTGAGTCTTCTGATGACCAGAAGAATCCGTCTAGCAATTGGCAGTTTGGACTTCTGGAGTTAGCTGGTTCTCATTATGCTGCCATTTGTATAGAACAGGACAGCATCGATGCAG GCAATGCGAGCATCCCAATAAATCTTACCCTAAGGAAAACAATCCCATATGTTGAGGATGACTGTATTTCTGCCATTGACAGTGCCGTAGTGATTGGTGGCTTGGCTAGACTGTCAGTGTGTCATTAG
- the LOC114169777 gene encoding uncharacterized protein LOC114169777 isoform X2, producing the protein MMSVELGRRAFRKLQKIDLEDNTIVDTLGPLFVCMNSLRDKAQLMMNIHCLGRNLTTASSSLLPVQLPAQREVHFWYVLPHEVQSTNLLNQYLEILSPCEKENIFSMRGEQIKKRALLARALVRTTLARYQTNCQIDPKSLKFRKNNYGKPELDWQYADDWSLPPLRFNISHTSSLIACGVTVGSAIGIDVEAKQRRLKNDTLAFARRFFSPCEIDMLSHIVDPELRLQEFIKLWTLKEAYVKALGKGFSASPFKTFTLRLGDHVKGNIHAPPHMISKVHDITVESSDDQKNPSSNWQFGLLELAGSHYAAICIEQDSIDAGNASIPINLTLRKTIPYVEDDCISAIDSAVVIGGLARLSVCH; encoded by the exons ATGATGTCCGTTGAACTTGGAAGGAGGGCATTTAGAAAG TTGCAAAAAATTGATTTAGAAGACAATACAATAGTAGACACTCTTGGTCCTCTGTTTGTGTGCATGAATTCATTGCGAGACAAAGCACAGCTGATGATGAATATACATTGCTTGGGAAGGAATCTCACGACTGCTTCATCATCTTTGCTCCCTGTGCAACTCCCTGCACAAAG GGAAGTTCATTTTTGGTATGTTTTACCTCATGAGGTTCAGAGCACAAACCTATTGAACCAATACTTAGAAATTCTATCGCCTTgcgagaaagaaaatatatttagcaTGCGCGGGGAACAGATAAAGAAAAGAGCTCTCCTGGCCCGAGCATTAGTTCGCACTACATTAGCAAGAT ATCAGACGAATTGTCAAATAGATCCAAAATCTTTAAAGTTTAGGAAGAACAATTATGGCAAGCCTGAG TTGGACTGGCAATATGCTGATGATTGGAGCCTCCCACCACTGCGTTTTAATATCTCACATACTTCGTCTTTGATAGCTTGTGGAGTAACTGTGGGTTCCGCT ATTGGTATTGATGTGGAAGCGAAGCAAAGGAGGTTAAAAAATGATACATTAGCCTTTGCACGACGATTCTTTTCTCCTTGTGAAATAGATATGTTGAGTCACATTGTGGACCCTGAACTCCGGCTTCAAGAGTTCATTAAATTGTGGACTCTAAAG GAGGCATATGTAAAAGCACTAGGGAAGGGCTTCTCAGCTTCACCATTTAAGACTTTCACTTTACGATTAGGAGACCATGTGAAAGGAAACATCCATGCTCCACCTCATATGATTTCTAAG GTACATGATATTACTGTTGAGTCTTCTGATGACCAGAAGAATCCGTCTAGCAATTGGCAGTTTGGACTTCTGGAGTTAGCTGGTTCTCATTATGCTGCCATTTGTATAGAACAGGACAGCATCGATGCAG GCAATGCGAGCATCCCAATAAATCTTACCCTAAGGAAAACAATCCCATATGTTGAGGATGACTGTATTTCTGCCATTGACAGTGCCGTAGTGATTGGTGGCTTGGCTAGACTGTCAGTGTGTCATTAG